A portion of the Schistocerca americana isolate TAMUIC-IGC-003095 chromosome 10, iqSchAmer2.1, whole genome shotgun sequence genome contains these proteins:
- the LOC124552562 gene encoding tropomodulin isoform X2 produces the protein MGMEYFQEWSREVKTSSSTTTTTMTTAAKLYGKDVSEYEHLDVDQLLNQLTPEEIDILAKEVDPDDQFLPPSQRCNYSCEKSPTGPLNRKKLIEHINKQALETPDKPELKPYVPGTVRGKKWIPPPPPQREIDADEQIAIDLGDEYETALDKATQEEIIDLAAILGFHSMMNQEQYHASLLNKDQPVGLGWDGITKASQPKPYPADPPNLTDPDSTIQQVKDDDPTLIDLNWNNIKNISEEKFEHLFNALPENTHLETLSLSNVGMTDNSAIKLAEALERNTTLRVVNVETNFISPPVIVKLIKSLLATKTIEEFRCSNQRSQVLGNKIEMDITGLVEQNPTLLRLGLHLEYNDARHRVAAHLQRNIDRIRLSRVGATNS, from the exons ACTTCCTCGTCTACTACGACGACTACCATGACAACGGCGGCGAAGTTGTACGGGAAGGATGTGAGCGAGTATGAACACCTGGACGTGGATCAGCTGCTCAATCAGTTAACCCCGGAGGAAATAGACATCCTAGCCAAGGAAGTGGACCCAGAT GATCAGTTTCTGCCACCTTCTCAGCGCTGCAACTACTCCTGTGAGAAAAGTCCAACAGGCCCACTGAACCGCAAGAAGCTGATAGAGCATATCAATAAGCAGGCTCTAGAGACTCCTGACAAGCCGGAGCTGAAGCCGTACGTACCTGGCACCGTCCGTGGCAAGAAG tgGATACCTCCACCACCTCCACAACGTGAAATAGATGCTGATGAGCAGATTGCCATAGACCTGGGTGACGAGTATGAAACTGCTCTCGATAAAGCGACACAGGAGGAAATCATTGATCTTGCAG CTATCCTGGGCTTCCACTCGATGATGAATCAGGAGCAGTACCACGCGTCTCTGCTCAACAAGGACCAGCCAGTCGGTCTGGGCTGGGATGGCATCACGAAGGCTTCGCAGCCGAAGCCGTACCCGGCTGACCCGCCCAACCTCACAGATCCCGACTCAACTATTCAGCAAGTCAAGGATGATGACCCCACTCTTATTGACCTCAACTGGAACAACATTAAG aatatttctgaagaaaaatttgagcACCTTTTCAATGCCCTGCCTGAGAACACCCATTTGGAAACACTGAGTTTGAGCAATGTGGGAATGACGGACAACTCTGCTATCAAGTTAGCAGAAGCACTCGAGCGCAACACTACTTTACGTGTCGTCAA TGTGGAAACAAACTTCATCAGTCCACCCGTTATTGTGAAGCTTATTAAATCCCTCTTGGCAACCAAAACAATTGAGGAGTTCAGATGCTCTAATCAG AGGTCGCAGGTGTTGGGCAACAAGATAGAGATGGACATAACGGGCCTGGTGGAGCAGAACCCGACACTTCTGCGGCTCGGCCTCCACCTGGAGTACAATGACGCACGCCACCGCGTTGCAGCTCACCTCCAGAGGAACATCGACAGGA TACGCCTGTCTCGTGTGGGAGCGACAAACTCGTAG